From the genome of Apium graveolens cultivar Ventura unplaced genomic scaffold, ASM990537v1 ctg8880, whole genome shotgun sequence:
TCCTCCTATTTAACTGTCCCTTTTATGCAGAAGGTTAGTATTCTTCACTTCCTTTGCCTTTCTTCCTCATTTTCTCTCTTTGCTTCTCTGTTTGCATCTTTTACACCGACTCTTTTATACTTGCAACATTGTGACTTGATCTTATCCAATTCATATCTCTAATTGATACACACTGATGCAATACAGGTCGTAAAAGTCTTGAATATTTATATAGCCGATATATTTGAATACATAAAGAAGATATTATATAAATACTGTCATCGCACTGCTATAAGTTTTAAAACAGAGAAGTAATCATGCAAAAGATGATTACTACTACTATTTCCTAATCTTGCCTTAATCATTTACAGATGTTTTAGTACATGATCTTCTGTTTCTCATACCACCAGTACTAAATGTATAGTATGTACTCCTAGTGATTGTTGGCGTATATGTATATGAACGTGCAGTTGATTGCTGAGTTGTTGGGGACATATTTTGTAATATTTGCTGGGGAGGCGGCGGTGACGGTTAATTTGGCAGAGGGAAAGGTAGTTACTCTTCCCGGAATTTCGATAGTATGGGGACTTGCAGTTATGGTTATGGTGTACTCTGTTGGCCATATTTCTGGAGCTCATTTTAATCCTGCTGTTACCATTGCTTTTGCCACTTGCAAAAGATTTCCATGGAAAGAGGTGataattatatatacatatatacaagtcATTTTGTTTGTTAAGAATTGTTTTTACTGTAATGTAAGTATTTTAGTTGAGTTTTTCTTGAATTTGGTAAGCTGATTAGTTTTAGCAATTTTCAAACCTAGGTACCGCCTTATATCTTTGCTCAAGTAGCTGGATCAACCCTAGCTAGCGGTACTCTGCGGCTGATATTTAACGGGAATCAGGATGAATTTCCGGGCACCCTTCCATCCGGTTCGGAACTCCAATCCTTTGTCTTGGAGTTTGTTATCACATTCTACCTAATGTTTGTCATATCCGGTGTCGCCACTGATAACCGAGCTGTGAGTCCATTTCTTTTACCCCCCATAATCTAATTCTCCTGAATAAATTGAATACTAGCTAAATCTGTTCACATTCTTTTGCGTGTCAATAGATTTATTCTTTATTTTTAGAAGCTACTCCTATAGTATTATATCAGTCAATTATATATATTCTATATTGCGGTTCTTTCCAAGCTTTTAAAATGGTATCTGTAATGACAAAGACATAATTCGACTAATTCATGTAAACATATCgattttattattgttaatgCAGATTGGTGAATTAGCTGGGCTTGCTGTTGGAGCTACTATCTTGGTTAATGTTA
Proteins encoded in this window:
- the LOC141705469 gene encoding aquaporin NIP1-1-like, with amino-acid sequence MQKLIAELLGTYFVIFAGEAAVTVNLAEGKVVTLPGISIVWGLAVMVMVYSVGHISGAHFNPAVTIAFATCKRFPWKEVPPYIFAQVAGSTLASGTLRLIFNGNQDEFPGTLPSGSELQSFVLEFVITFYLMFVISGVATDNRAIGELAGLAVGATILVNVMIAGPISGASMNPARSLGPAIVASQYRGIWVYMVGPIAGAVAGAWVYNIIRFTNKPLREITKSASFLRSSPRS